One window from the genome of Planifilum fulgidum encodes:
- a CDS encoding transposase: MARKGQKFKTYSFELKKKAVEMRLQGIPKAKIAEELGIQDVGRLKIWMRKYREQGDFGLMEHRGRRKEYKDLEREVKRLRLENDVLKKW, translated from the coding sequence GTGGCAAGAAAAGGACAGAAATTCAAGACATATAGCTTTGAACTGAAAAAGAAGGCAGTGGAAATGAGGCTTCAGGGCATTCCCAAGGCAAAGATTGCTGAAGAGCTGGGGATTCAAGATGTGGGGCGATTAAAGATCTGGATGCGGAAATACCGGGAACAGGGCGATTTTGGGCTAATGGAGCACAGAGGGAGGCGGAAAGAGTACAAGGACCTGGAACGGGAAGTCAAAAGGCTGCGACTGGAGAATGATGTCCTAAAAAAGTGGC